CAGAGTACTTGGAGTTCTGCTGATCTGCTCTCAGAGAGAACCGAGCACTGCAGAGTCACTGACGCTCCTGCAGGAACCGACTCCGACACGCCGCTCTGGAACACTGAGACGCTTAAATCTGCTTTACCTGTTCAGTGTAATATAGACAGTGTGATTCTTTTTATACATAAACCTTTATAGTACATGAAATACACAGGATTTTGTAGTTTCTTGGTAATATCGCTggcaaattaaattaaaagtgTCATTGACTCTCTGGGAAGAACCGACCACAGCATTCCAATCTACAGCACCGATAAGAACATTTTTCTTGCAATTTGGTAACTACTCCATCTTTTCCCTGTCAAACACCTGTCAGCGAGGGAGGGTGAGAACAAGCATATCATGAACACACGATCCCAATGATAGGGGGAACGCTTTTCTGTTACACCACTTAATAGCCTTTTAATACATAATGTTTATAAGccataaaaatgataaacatatatatatatatatatatatatatatatatatatatatatatatatatatatatatatatatatatatatatataaagctcaAATAAGTCTTACAAATAGAGAACTTATCAACATATAATTTCTCACTTAGTGTAACATTCAGAACCTTATGAAACAAGGAAAAGAGTTGACtaaatttcattcttttttattatatttgattCAGAATTTTATGACGGGGCACATCAGTTGTATCTAATGCATTCTTTGATTGAACATCTGAATGCACCAATGCAATAAtatttataacagcaaaatactctatatactgtaggtAGAACACTGTCAATTATGACAGTTAATTAAGCTAGCTGTTTACCTTAAAATTCTTacctttgactgataaaaatgtTCCATTTGTAAACCTCGTTAAGAAATTTATATATCCACAGTAATACACGGCTTCATCCGAGGGTTCCACATTAACAATTTTTAAATGGCcgttccttttttctttctcgatGCTGAATTTTGGTGGCTTGAACTCATTTTCGTAATAGGTTTCATGTTGAACTGCAACTATTACACAAGGCTTGTGTCCGACCTTTTGTTTGTACCAGATAATAGAATCGGTATTTTCCTCTCGCAGTCTAAAGCAGTGCAGAGTCACGTTATCACCAACATCAGCAGTGATTATTGTGTTCGGATGATTGATGCTGTTCATCTGTGTAGAATCTGCTGTTAAGAGTTGGAGAACAAAACATGTCTGTTCTATCAATAATACACAGAGATTGTCACTAGTGTCCTAAGTGCACTTAGATTTATCAAAGATTTGAGAATATCATGCATATGATTAGAAACTCTCAAAACCATGTATACTTACCAAATTGATTAAAAAGCACCGCTGTAATCCACGTCATTGTCACCATCTTCAGTCTGAGGTCTGTGTATAACATGTCTCCTCTTGCTACACTGACAGATGGTGGAACTGAACTGACCACATCACACTTTGAGGTGAAGATTTATCATGGAAAGTTCTGACATCACAGATAATTTTTCACATAAGATCTAGACTAGTAATCTAGCAGTAGATACCTGACTGAGGCCCCTCCTCACACCTTTCTGAACTATTCTTGGAATTAAAACCCTTCAAAATGACAGCAAATACAAAAAGGAGGAAATGATGTGCACAGcctctttttgattttttttcttcatgtgaAGATATTgagcaaattatttattttatttatttatttattttttaaccgtGTGGCCATATGCAAGCAAATCTGTTTCGTAAACTGTTTTCTGTAGATCATTCCACACATAATCTGGCAATTCCATCAATAATACTATACAATTTCAACTGAACTTTTGTAATACAAGTTCTATCATACTTTGTTTTTCTGACTGTACAATGATACAGGATATTGACAATGATATTGTATTCATGATCACACTGAATGATGCTAAGTGATTAAAATTAATGTTATGGTTAGATCTATAAGTATTTTATACTTTGAAAAACTATTTTAGTAACAGTGAATAATAGTTGAACAAATAGTTTGCAGTTTCTTAAcatgcatatttaattaaaaaatagaacatatataaaataaaacaattaatgagtctttattgatcacatatactgtacattgcaacacagtgaaattttttttttccgtatatcccagcatgtcaggaagttggggtcagagcgtagggtcagccatgatacagctcccctggagcagagagggttaagggccttgctcaagggcccaacagtatcAGCTTGACATTGcgggggcttgaaccccgaccttccgatcagtaacccaaagccttaaccgccaagccatcAACGCCCCTAATTAATTCAGTTAAAATGATTACAATAAGCAGCTTAAAACCTGGTCACAACATTTCtccattagtgaggtcaggcactgaagtcgtgtgaggaggtctgggtTGCAGTCTgtattccagttcatctcaaaggtgttcagtggggttgaggtcagggctctgtgcaggacacttgagttccactccaaccttcacacaccatgtcttcatggagcttgctttgtacACAGGAACGTTATCATACTAGAACATGTTTGGGTCTTTTAgtatagcatacaaagacattctatacaattgtgtgcttccaactttgtgataATACTTTGAAGAAGGCCCACATAAagtatggatgtgatggtcaagtgtccacatacttttggcaatatTGTATATGACCTTGAACTCAACCTGAAGCCCATAATCTTCTGGACCCACCAAGACCCTATTACTGCCATATTATAGATGCCATATATTGTAGAAATATACAgctgagtgtttttttttctgttagaaAGACTTCCCATTAGAAACCATTTTAAGGAAGATTAGGACGAGCCATTAATATTCACAATGAAGAACCCTTTAACTACAATCCCCATACAAGCTTCCTCTTCCTTGAGTGGTTGATGACTATGACcgacctctctctgtctccaacGCTACAATGACTCCAGTGATATCTAGCGTACTAATGTTCTTATCACTAAACATGGACTCGTATTTCATGTTAACTGGAACTTgatatacaaaataaacaatgatACCCAGTGCAGGCCCAAATGAAGATGAAGTTAGCTACGGATGAAGTGCAGTGGTGGCAGGATAAGACCTTTTACAAAATATCAGTAagaataaatagttattagtgGATTTTATGAAGAAGCACAGTTGGATTATAACATTATGAAGATCAGTGGCGCATTGAAGAAGATAAGGAACCCCTTCAGGCATTTAGGGTTTAAGATTTCCAAggataatttaatttaatttaagaaaCTGTATTTGCTAATAATGTATTTGATAATATAAGCCCAACAGCAGTAAAGATAGTTACAGATTAcagaacaaaaatacatttttcataataaGTTATATAATGATTATTATCAATATATTAAGCGTTACACTAAGTACTGTATGCATTTACTGTAAcctacattaaaatatatttaaataatcataatatgaatatataattaAGGTAAACATGAAAGATTTAATCTTTATGAAAATCAATATACTCTTTTTCTGAATTACGATCATGAATATATGTAAGATGTCTGTGTCAATATGGGAGGAGTTTTATTCAGGCCTTAATGCAGCTCCTCCTTCACCACTGTGTGAcgttaaccaatcacattcatattctctctctttctctctctctctctctctctctctctctctctctctctctcatgctctcttcGACCATGAGTGTAGAAGGGAAATTAccaaccacaacaacaaaaaacaagtcGCTTGTGATTTtttcacacaaataaatatattatttcttaatgtttacCTGAATAAAATTAGGCTAATTAATCTAAATGCATGCaggttaaatatacatataatactgCATGGAACAcagaatattttacatttgctTTCATAAGATTATTAGCAAACTGGTCTTTATTTCAGTATGTAGGGTGTGtattcaagtgtgtgtgtgtatgtgtgtgtgtgagtgtgtgtgtgtgtaagtgagcggctaaggggtgtgtgtggttttgtagCTTTGTTTATCTCTTTGCCCCTTCAAACACTGCAGCTCTGAGAGTTTCATCTCTGCAGGCCGCTCTGACCGCCGAGTCGCTTTTCTCAGAAACACCATCAGTTTCTCACCTCTCAAACTTTCCACAGGATGTGTGGctatatttatttctctcagGCCACaccgttgttgtttttttctttttcagacacGATGTAAAATTAGAAACATCTCTAGACTTCATAtagatgtgtaatattataaCACCTCTCATTTAAATCCCCAGATTTCACCCTGCACTTTAATCTgatctaaacacacaacagcgtGTTCGCTTATTATGTAACCCGTCAGATATAATGTTATGTACACAGTCAGTTACTCAGCTTTAGATCCTCCTAATGGTGCTCATTAAAAGTTTGTACTTCAGCTTGTCTATATACACATTGTTTAGTTGTATGTGtattccacagtgctgttgaactCTTGATTTAGGTTTATCTTAATGCGcatgttctaatatgttataatTTCAATATTAACAACTTACACAAGGACTTGCATGGTGAATGCTGGacgtaaacagattaaaatataACAATGTTTACTGTAAGGAggagtttatttagcatttattaaGAGACATGAAGTTTATAAAGGCTGCAATTAggcaataaagtttattaatatATTGGTTTGCTCTGCAGTATAAAGCGCTCTGCTCGGGTAAACAGGAAGGTACAGCGAGTAAAAACCACACTGAATGTTCCACACCACTCTCAGCTTTAACTTTCCAGGCCAGACCTGTGCGTGCATTCTGCGTCTGCTGAGGAGCCGTGATGATTAACAAGCTTCTTATGAGACCAAGAGCTGTGAAAAGCTGCAGTGAGGTGATAGAAAAATCACATGGATGGCAGCTTGTGTATACAGGGGAGtgcaaatgtatatatatatatatatatatatatatatatatatatatatatatatatataaacaataaacagcaaAAAATACTACAACAGTATCCAAGACAGAATCCAAACACTGGATTCACAGCAGCCATAATCAGTTGCCGTGCTGAAAGGTGGTGTTAATATTAAACACACTCCTGATGCCCAACGTGCCTATTCATGGGTAAGTTAAAACCAGACACTAACAGTTCTCACCCATTCTGCATGACAGGCCGAGCTCCAGCAGCAGCTCAACACAATTTGCACTGAACTTCCTGAGAAGAGgcttgggggcggagcttcttAAAATCCACCAGATCAAAgacttttcacttttttctctcATAAGCTGCTGAGGCACAAACGAATTTCTCAACAACATCTGTCCTTGTGACTTCCATCTCTTGCTTATTTGTGTTTTGCAATAACTGTTAATTGGAGAACTGGACTACCATTAACTTTGTTAATGTTGGACATTTGCTtggttataagaggaataaaataccttggtacatgctgttacaggaaaataatcaactacaggGTAGTCAGAGTAACTCTGCTTAATGACTGTGTACTGTATTAAGCTGTAGTTCTTCTTGTCTTAAACTCATCACACTGTTTTCACAATGTTTTCTATATCTACAGGAACATATGTATTGTCTTGTACTGTAGTCCTGAAGCTATGACAGTTCAGCTCACCTGACTTAGCCACAGCACTGCCCTGTAACCACAGACCAAACCCAGAGTAACCTAAAACAGTCCCCTAATTTATCTCCATCAACATGAGGTTTATGTGGGTAAAATACACTAAAAATAtgggtaaaatatatatattttttatatgaaaGATTTTTGCAAGTGCtatattcttcttttttgtttgtctcaGGCCACACCGttgcagtttttttctttagtgggttgtccactaatcgtagggttgacagtttgattcccggcccaaatgactccacatgactccacatgactccacatgacttcaaatgactccacatgactccacatgccaaagtgtccttgggaaagacaccGAACCCTAAGTTGCTCCCAATTAtaagcgccttgcatggcagctctactaccattggtatgtgagtgtgtgtgtgtgaatgagaaccagtgtgaagtgctttggaaccgctaaggttaaaaaaagcgctatataagtgcagaccatttaccattcttcttcttcttcttttctttttttcatactAAGTGTTCAGTTCTCACTCTTTAACGTTTTACAACCTTTATATTATGAGTCCTGTCACACCGCACTGGCTCCATCTAGTGACGCAGTATTTGTTTTATGTGCCTTGTTTAAAGTGAACTGGTGCACTCAGCACTTAAATGTCAAACAGTCATTAGTGTGAGAAAGACTTGATCTATTGAATTAATGCCACTTTTATGTAGGTTCACATTAATGTGTATTATTACATCCATTATTACATACTCTTTGACACATTCCTGTGCTTATACAGGAAGACTAACAATAGCTCTTAAGGAAAGTCCGACCACAAATGACACCCACCAACTTTGACCTACTATGAAGTGTGTTCAGCGTTTCCAGTCTCTAATGTAACCCTTGTgttttgttaagaaaacaaaacaaaacaaacaaaaactacatCCATTATGTCAAAGGGTCAAACTGACCTGTGCAGTTTAATACTTTAAGACTTATCCCCTGTATTCTCTTCATCTGAAGTTTTAAAACCTCTTCTTTGAGTTTACTATCCAAACGTGGAGCTCTGAATTGTTAGACTGTAAGTCTTTTGGTGCTGATTGTCGAGCACCTGTGTCTGAAAGTCTGTTATTGAAGAAAGAAACTTGGTGAAAACACTTTTTACCCCCTGAGCAGGTGCACTAAGACCCAGTCAAAACAATGGCATCAGTGAAAACATCAATTTACATCAAATACATGTTTATTTTGGGTTTTGTGCAGCTCTCTTTGTACATGAACGTATACTGGTCAAAACGACCCATGATATCATGTTTGTatacaaattgtgtgtgtgagagttgtgGAAACTCAATAACAGAAAACAGTCAAAGTGACCCAAACATACACACTATGTAGTGTGTGGTGAGTCACACAGCCTTTACACGACTTGGACTGCTTTAGAGCTGAGTCAGGATTTAGCATTTTTTCCTCCCAAAGATATTTTATTCACTTCATTTCTTGACGTTTGTTTTAAATGACCagatgatatatttttttctgctaaATCTGAGCCGTTACATTTTCTCTATTAGTTCTTGCTcctaaaatatttgaatattaatgtGTGGTGCTACACACTGATACTCAGCAGTAGCTGGTGTTTATAGTGACATTGGGGGACAAAGTGTaaaatgtgtgagagagattgaaaggagaaatgagagagatcagagagaaGCCCAATGAGGAGTGAAAGTTTGTCGCTGTCCGTGGTGTTGAAACTCTTGTGACACAATACACCTGGGTTACCATAGCAACATTAACCACAGAACCTCAGTCAGCCTCAAATACAGTGTTTATGCACCTCAGTAAAATTTCTgatcattaaataaatgaatgattaaataaattaacaaataacagATATTAATTTAAAGGtactaaaaatgtcaaataaataaataaataaatgaataaagtcaTGCAGTGTTTTACAATTATAAGACATAATCTTATGTATTCTTGGTCTTCTGGGTGACATTTCCATGCTCCAGAGAAATGGTGAGATTTGAAGGCAGCATGGCATGTATCCTTCTCGGACAAGGCAATCACTTGGATTAAGTTACATttgatttaaactcacaacctccTACAACTGCTAacaaacagatgtttacataaatgaatgatgatttaaatatacactcatcCCTCGGTCTGGAGGAGTTCAACACACACTATATGATGTCAATTTCTATCTAATTAAATTTTCCACCGTCTTGAATTTagtcaaaaactgttttttccTCGCCAttcctcctacaaattttgtaCAGTCATCACCAAATTTGCCAAACGAATCTACCCAAGAAGTTCTGTGACTGCGCCACCTTGTGATCAGGAACTGTAACAACTTTCATTCTTTTCCTTATATCATTTGAAGAATTTGTGCTAAACTCAGTTATTTTTTCTCATAATTCCCTGAAGTATGttgaacacacactaacatctgAAATTCAAGTGTACTTCCTGTGAACCATCTTGGATTTagtcaaaaactgttttttttttgttgtttttgttttttgctactCCTACTACAAATTTTGTCCcatcatcaccaaatttggcacatgTCATTTTCTgagtaagcctcacaaaatTTT
The window above is part of the Ictalurus punctatus breed USDA103 chromosome 8, Coco_2.0, whole genome shotgun sequence genome. Proteins encoded here:
- the LOC108268732 gene encoding uncharacterized protein LOC108268732, which encodes MLYTDLRLKMVTMTWITAVLFNQFADSTQMNSINHPNTIITADVGDNVTLHCFRLREENTDSIIWYKQKVGHKPCVIVAVQHETYYENEFKPPKFSIEKEKRNGHLKIVNVEPSDEAVYYCGYINFLTRFTNGTFLSVKGKADLSVSVFQSGVSESVPAGASVTLQCSVLSESRSAELQVLWFRAAPPQSHPQIIYTHHNSSHQCESGSSTHTCVYNFSKNILSLSDTGTYYCAVAVCGKIIFGNGTRVQLERSVDPVVICLAVALGVCVVVIFAQAKSCKERNCGQRSVRLKRGSVTDKTLSQDCDNVELNYAALHFNERRAKRGRVKKPQPQDIIYSDVRGLSVT